A DNA window from Bos javanicus breed banteng chromosome 10, ARS-OSU_banteng_1.0, whole genome shotgun sequence contains the following coding sequences:
- the LOC133255473 gene encoding liprin-alpha-1-like, producing the protein MSRPHLGSTPDLRFPVTDRPADSSSYGAVLRRPQKGRLAALHDEPSKVQTLKEQDWERVQQASMLANVAQAFESDEGVSDGKGDRVTLFSLATQLSPSGQADAKTLTVMLQEQLDAINEEIQLIEEEKENTEQWAEET; encoded by the exons ATGTC CCGACCCCACTTGGGCAGCACCCCAGACCTCAGGTTCCCTGTGACGGACCGGCCGGCAGACTCCTCCAGCTACGGGGCGGTGCTGCGGCGCCCCCAGAAAGGCCGGCTGGCAGCACTACATGATGAGCCGTCCAAG GTGCAGACCCTGAAGGAGCAGGACTGGGAGCGTGTGCAGCAAGCCAGCATGCTGGCCAATGTGGCCCAGGCATTCGAGAGTGATGAGGGCGTGTCTGACGGCAAGGGTGACAGGGTCACCCTCTTCAGCTTGGCCACTCAGCTGTCGCCCAGCGGGCAGGCTGATGCCAAGACTCTGACTGTGATGCTGCAGGAGCAGCTGGACGCCATCAACGAAGAGATCCA gtTGAtcgaagaagagaaggagaacacAGAGCAGTGGGCCGAGGAAACTTGA